The Streptomyces sp. NBC_01439 genome contains the following window.
CGTACGAGGCGGAGGCCAGGGACTCCCTACCGCGGGCCGCCTCGGCGACGGCGCGGCGGCCACCGGCGACCCCGGTCTCCAGGAGTCGGCGCACCCGCCACAGCGGGGAGTCGGCCAGCGGGTCAGGACCCTCGGCCGCCGGGAGCGCTACGGGGGCGGCGCCCCCCTGCGGGAAGTGCGCACCCTGGAGGCGGTCGTAGCCGAGGTCGGCCCGGCCCAGCCATTCTTCGGGCAGCCGCAGGGTGTGCTCCGCGCCCGGCACCGGGCCCACGGCCAGGGGGCGCAGCGTCGCGCTGCGGTCCAGGTCGGGGCGGCCCAGGACGCGCAGCAGGAGCCCGGGGTACGAGGCGATGCGGCGCAGGTTCTCCGTGTGCGCGAGCTCCGGGTGCGGATGCGCGGGCAACAGCCGCAGCAGGGGCGCGTCCGGGCGCGTTTCGCGCACGAGGAGGTGTTCACCGGCCGCGCCGACGACGGTGACGTCGCAGCCGAGCAGCGCCGACTCGGCTGCGTCCGGGGCGGCCAGCAGCTCGGCGACGGCCTCGGCGGCCGGCCGGGCGAAGAGCGGCGCGGCGGGCTGTTCGGTCCAAGCGGTCCCGGGCAGCGGGGTTGCCCTGACCCCGCGTCCGGCGCCGAGCCGGCCTTCCGGCGAGACGGTCGCGCCGACGATGCGCAGGCCACCACGGGCGAGGCCGGCATGATCGAGGGCCGCACCACCGAGGGCGACGGAGGCCGAGCCGGCGCCGCGGGCGCGGGCCAGGCCGCCGGGTCGGACGTCGGACACCGAGTAGGGGGTGCCGTCCGGGGACAGCAAGTGGGTGACCACTCCGCCGTAGCCGGTGGCCGAGAGCACGGGTTCCCGGCACAGGCCGAACACCTGGAGACTGCCGCCGGGCGCGTAGGCACGGCGCCTGGTGCCGGTGAGCGCGGGGTCGGCCGAACCGGAGGCCAGCGTACCGGCGGTGTGGAGGAGCTCGCGGAAGGCACCGGTGAGGTCGCCGAGCCGCTGTCCGGCCCGGCGATCGCGGGCGGCACGCAGGCCGCGTACGACCCGTAGGGCCGCCGCCTCGGCACGGGGCAGCCCGGCGAGGCGGGCGGTGTGGGCGGCGCGCAGCAGCTCGGCCTGGACCACCGCTCCCCCAGCGGTGACCCCGGCGGCCAGGGCTTCGGCGGCCACGTGCCAGAGGGCGCCGGCGGCGCGCCGTTGGGCCGCGGTGAGGGCCGGAGCGGGCTCGAGGGACGCGACGGGCTCGACGGACGCGGGGGGTGTGGGGGACGTGGGGGACGCGATGGCTTCCGCGGCCCCGGTGGGATCGGTGGGCTCGGTCGGCTCGGCCGTAGTGGCCGGCTCCGGCGGGGTGTCCGCGAGCGGGGCCGCGCCCAGGACGGCGGCCCGGTGCAGGCAGCGGGGTGCCAGCAGGCAGCTGCACGTGGCCTGGTCCGCAGTGGTGATCGTGCCCGCCGGACCGGGGCTCAGGGTGACGAGGGCGTCCTCCCCGAAGCGGAGGGTGACGGTGCCGTCGGCCGCGAGGACGGCGCCCGCCGCGCAGCCCTCGGTGGCGGCGTCCAGCTTCTTGCGCAGGCGGGGGGTGAGGTTCTCGACGGCTTCGGCGAGCACCTCGGGGGCGACGGGCGGCAGTTCGGTGCTCAACGGGACTCTCCACGGAGGCGGTCGCCCACCCAGCGGGCGAGGGCGAGGGGACTGAGGGCTGCCACGGGCATCCCGGCCGCCACGAGTTGCCGCGCGACCGGGACCGAGTACCGGGGCGTCCCCTCGTCGTCGAGCGCGGCGCAGCCCAGCAGGTGGGCGCCCGAGGCGGCCAGCGCGCGGACCTCGCCGAGGAGCCCGCCGATCGGCGCGCCCTCCTCGAAGTCGCTGACCACGACGACGAGGGTGCGGCTCGGGACGGTGATCAGGGAGCGGGCGTGCGCGAGGCCGGCGGCGATGTGCGTGCCACCACCGACGCGGACCTCCAGCAGCAGGGAGAGCGGGTCCTCGACCCGGTCGGTGAGGTCCACGACCTGCGTGGAGAAGGCGAGGAAGTGCGTGGACAGGGTCGGTACGCCGCCCAGCACGGCCGCGGTCAGCGCCGACCAGATGACGGAAGCCTCCATCGAACCGGATACGTCGACGACCAGGATCAGCCGCCAGTCGGCCTCGCGGCTCGCCCGGGTGCTGAAGACGGGCCGCTCCGGCACGACGACCACGCTGCCGTCGGCCCGGCGCCGGGTGTGCGCGAGGTTGGCGCGCAGGGTGCGGGCCAGGTCAAGCTTGCCGCCGGGTCGGCGCGTGGGGCGCGGGGTGGAGAGGCCGGAGAGGGCCGGACGCATCCGGGTGGCGAGCTCCTTGGCGAGTTCGTCGACGAGCCGCCTGACCAGGGGGCGCAGTCGGACGAGTTGGGCCTCCGGCAGCCCGCCGGCGAGGGACAGTACGGAGCTCAGCAGTTCCACCGAGGGCCGAACGGCCGCCGGATCGAGCTGGGTGAGGACGTCGGTGCGGCCCGCTTCGGCCGCTCCCGCCAGCACCTCCTCCCGTACGTCGGCGCCGAACAGCGCCTCCAGCTCCTGCGACCACTCCCGGGCGGTGGGGAAGGAGGCCTCCTGGCCGCCGCCCTGGCCGCGCCCCCGGCCGAGGTCGAGGTCGGAGGCGCCTTCGCCGCGGCCCGCTCCGTACAGCTCGTCCAGCGCGTGGGCGTAGCGGCGGGCGCCCGCCGGGAGCCGGTCCCGCTCGCGGCCGAGCAGCAGCCGCCAGCGGTCGGCGGGGACGAGCCGCGGGCCATCGGCCCGGGGGGCCGGGGCGGACGGGGCTTCCGGCGTCTCGGCGGCCGGAGTTGGGGTCGGCGTGTCTCCCCCGGGTAGCGGAAGGGCCTTGAGGGCGGCGAGTCCGGCTGCATCGGCCGCGGCCCAGAGGGCGAGGAGGGCGGGTGATGCGTCGAGCGCGAGGTCGATCCGGTCGCCGAGGCGTTCGGTGACGGTGTGGAGCAGACGGTCCCGGGCGGCGGGCGACAGGGCGTCGAAGCCGCCGCGCAGTGCCGGGAGCCGGTCGAGGAAGTCCTGGTCTGCGAGGTGCTCGACGCGGTCGAGGAGCGGGGTGAGGGCTGCCGGGGAGGACTGCAGCAGGGGCCCGGCGGCGGTGAGGAGTCCGCCGAGCCGCCGGGTCAGGGCGCGACGGCTGTCGGCGGTGCCCGCGCCGTCGATCCATCCGGCGGCGCGGTCGCCGAGCGCCTCGGCCGGATCGAGATCGAGGAGGACCCGTACGGCCAGCGCCGCGCCCTGCATCATCGGCGCCGCGGTGGCGGCCAGAGCGGCGAGGGCGTCGTCCGTGCGCAGGCCCAGGTGGTGGGCGGCGGCCCGGTCGGCGAGGGCCACGAGGGCGGCCGCGTCGGCGGGGTCCTCGCTCCCGGCAAGGCCGGGCAGGCAGCGCACGGCCGCTTCAAGGAGGTCGCCCGCGAGGGCGGCGGCGGCCGCCCGGGAGGCGTCGGAGGTGCCGGGCAGGTGGCCGCGGTGAAGGGCCTCCAGGAGGTCGAGGGCATCGAGGAGTTCGGGCAGGGTGGCGGTCTGCGGCAGGGCGGTGGCCGCCTCGTGGAGGCGTACGTCGACCAGCTCGGGCAGATCGCACCGCGCGGCGGCGGCCAGCCCGGCGAGGATCTGCGCCGGGGTCGGCCCGCCGTCGGCGGCGGCGCGGCGGGCGGTGTCCCGCAGCGTGCCGGCGGCCGCCTGGGCGGCGGTGACTCCGCGCACCCCGGCGAGGTCCAGCCGGGCCGGGACGGAAGGCGTCCAGGACAGCCGCCACTTGGTGCCGAGGGCGGTGCCGTCGCCGGTGGCGGCCACGGTGAGGGGCTCCCCGTACGAGGCGCCGCACACGAGGAGCCGTTGCAACAGGACCTCGCGGCGGCCGTCGAGGGCGGAGCGGAGCGGGTCGAGGCGGATCTCGCGGGGCGCGGGGTCCTCGGGGGACGGCAGCCGCAGCGCGGCGAGCTCGGACTCGACCGAGGGGCCGAGGCCGGAGCGGGGGGCGTGCGGGGTGATCCGGCCGCGGGCGGTGCCGACGAGCACGGCTTCCAGGGCGCGGGCCAGCGCCCGGCCTCGACCCAGCGGTTCGCCCTGGCCGAGGACGGTGGTGACCGCTTCGAGGAGCTCACCGCGGCCGGGCGCGGGCAGCGCGCGCAGGGCGGCGAGGTCGCAGGCGAGCCGCAGGGTCTCGGCGGCCTCGCCGGTACCTGCGGTGTGCCCGGCGCGGCGCAGCTCCCGGCAGAGCCCGGTGACGGCGACGGAGGCGGCCTCGCGGACCCGGTCGGGGTCACCGCCGGCTTCGAGGACGGCCTGCTGCCAGCGGGGGTCCCGGATCCCGGCGGGGTATCCGGAACGGGAGTCGAGCAGGTCGAAGGAGTACGGCACGAACGAGGTGACGGCCGGCGCCGCGTCCGCGGCGGCCGTGCGGTCCCGAGGACCCGGCACGACCGCCTTCGGCCCGAGGGCCGCGCCGGCGCCACCGCGCTCGCCCCCGGCAGCGCCGGACCCGAACCCGGAGCCACGGCCGGCCCCCGAACCAGAAGCCGGCCCGTGGCCGGAGCCGGAACCGGTGTCAGTCACGGCGGCGAACCCGGTGCCAGAACCTTCGCCGAAGGCGGGTCCGTGGCCGGCCCCGGTGCCGGAGGCGGATCCCTGACCGGAGCCCACGCCAGTGCCAGTACCGGAAGGCGACCCGGTGTCGGCGGCGGACCCCGTGCCGACGCCAGCAGCGGGGCCCTGTCCGGAACCGGCGTTGGAATTGGTGCCGGTGCCGGACCCAGAGTCGGGTCCGGTGCCGGACCCGGTGCCGACGCCGAAGGTGGTGCCGGAGCCGGAAGCCCGGCCGTTGCCGGGCACGGCATCGTGGCCGGAGGTGGAACCGGCGTCGGAGTCGCCGCCCGAGCCGGAGGCGGAGCCGGGTTCGGGCTGCGAGCCGGCGACGGCCGTGCCCGGGAGCACCGGGGCGTGGAACGCCCCGATCACCGCCGCCACGCGGTGGCCCGCGGCGACGGCGCCCGCGATCACGCTCCGCATGTGCGCCTCGCGGGCCAGGTCGGTCGCCGGTACGGCGTTCGTGTCCGCGCGCAGCGCCCAGCCGACGCCGAGCGCCGCACGGCGTACGGCCTCCGGAGTGCAACCGGGGGCGAGGACCTCGACGGCGCGGTCCCACAGGTCGTCACCGTCGCGACCCGTACCGGCGGCTGTCAGGGCGTCCGCGAAGGACCCACCGGCAGGGGCCGCAGCAGGGGCCGGGGCCCGGCCCGAAGTCGATTCCCGGCCGGCGGTCGTGGCCACGACGGAGTCCGGAGTCGGAGCCGGCACGCCGGTCAGGTCCGGGGCCGCGGCGGGGGCCGGGTCGGTCCAGCCGCGGTCCGACAGCGGGAGGTCACAACAGATGACGGCCGCGCCGGCCGCACGGGCCCAGCGGATCGCGGCCAGTTCCGGGGAGAAGTCCGCGAACGGGTAGAACGCCAGGCGGCCGTCCTCCCCCGTGCCCGCGAGGGCGACCGGGGCGACGGTCTCCGGGTCGGCGAGGTGCTCGAGCCAGGGCTGGAACTCCGCCGGGAGCTCGACGCAGACCACGTCGGCGCCCGAAGCGTCCAGCAGGGCCGGCACCACCGCGGCCAGCGCGGGGCTGTGGTGGCGCACGCCGATGAGGTACGGCTCACCGGCCGCGGCGAGGGCGTCGACCGCGGCGCGCGGGTCGGTGTGCGTCAACGCAGGCTCCCGCGCAGGTCCCAGAGGCGGCGCCACATCGGCGAACCGTCCTCGGCGCGGCGCCGGACCGGCCCGTCCCAGTACCCCAGCAGCCGCCCGTGGTCGGCCGGGTCGTCCTTGCGCACGACGCCCAGCAGGTGCCCCGGCAACAGATCCAGCACGTCCCCGCCCGGAAGGTACGCGGCGGCGACCCCGAGCGAGGCCGCCACCTGGACGGCTTCGGCGGTGGACATGACCGTACCGGGGCGTTCCACGTCCCAGCCCTCGGCGGAACGGCCCGAGCGCAGGTCGCGGAAGACGGTGACGAGCGCGTCGAGCACGGCGTCGTCCACCCCGAAGGCGGCGCCGGCCCGCTGGACGGCCGCCACCGCCTGGCGTCGGATCAAGGTGGCCTCCGCGTCCGCGTCGGCGATCGGGGCGACGGTCTCGAAGTTGAAGCGCCGCTTGAGGGCGGCGGACATCTCGGAGACCCCGCGGTCGCGCAGGTTGGCGGTGGCGATGACGGTGAAGCCGGGGGCCGCGGAGACCACCGCGTCCTCGGTGGCGGTCAGTTCGGGCACGCTGAGGCGCCGGTCGGACAGGATCGACACCAGTGCGTCCTGTACCTCGGGCAGGCAGCGGGTGATCTCCTCTACGCGGACGACGCGTCCGGTGCGCATGGCGGAGAGCACCGGGGAGTCGACCAGGGCCTGCGGGGTGGGACCCTGCGCCAGCAGCAGCGCGTAGTTCCAGCCGTAGCGGAAGGCGTCCTCGGTGGTGCCGGCCGTGCCCTGCACGGTGAGGGCGCTGGTGCCGCTGACGGCGGCGGCCAGCAGCTCCGACAGCATCGACTTGGCGGTGCCGGGCTCGCCGGTGAGGAGCAGGCCGCGCTCTCCGGCCAGGGTGACGACGCAGCGCTCCACGAGGGCGCGTTCGCCGACGAACTTGGGCGCGATGACGAGCTTGGCGGGGAGTCCGGCGCGGCGGCGCCCCGACAGCGCCAGTTCGGCTCCGTCGCTGCCGCAGACGAAGGTGACGACGGCGCGCGGGGTCAGGGCCCAGCCGGGCGGGCGCGGGCCCGGATCCTGGGCCGCGAGGAAGGCGAGCTCGGCGGCGTGGCGCTCCTCGGCGGGCAGCACCTGCCGGGCGGCGGGGGCGGTTTCTTCGGTGACGGTCATCGGTTCCTCTGGAAGGGGGTGCGGCGGGAGATCGGTGCGGGGGGCGCGGCGCACCTACGGGTAGGTGCGCCGCGCCGTACGGGAATCCCGGGCGAGCCCGGGTAGCCCGGGACGGCCGGTTCAGCGGCGGCGGGCGCGGGTGCGCTTCACCTTCAGCTCCTCGAAGCGCGGCAGGTCGCCCTCCAGGACCCGCTGCCAGGCCCGGCGGTAGAGCTCCGCAGCCGGTTCGGCCGGAACGAGCACGCCCAGCGGGGGCCGGCCACCGGCGCCCGGGCCGTACATCGGGAGCTTCCACTGCTCCACCGGCAGCGTCGGCGAGGGCATGTCGGCCCATCCGCCCGGCAGGAACAACGACCGCCCCGCCCGGCTGCGGCCGGCCGTGACCACCAGGTCGGTGCCGGCCAGTTCGGCGCGGGCGGCCTTGAGCCGGGCCGGCTTCCAGCCGGTCCACCGGGCGGTGTTGCGGTCGGTGGGGTCGGGCATGGCGAGCAGGATGAGGTAGAGGGTGGCCGCGTCGGCGCCCAGGCCGTGCCGGGCGCTCACCTCCTCCACCAGTTCCGGGACGGAGCGGCTCGGGTCCTGCGGCCACCAGGTGCCCTCCGCGTCCGTCGCACCGGCCGCCGGAGCGCCCGGATCGGCGAGCAGCGCGGCGAAGCGCGGGTCGTGGGCGGTGCGCAGCGCCGTCTCGGCGGCGGAGGGCCGCTGGTCCTCGCCGCGCAGCGCCGGCAGGTACGGGTCGGAGCCCGTGGAGTCGAGCAGGGCCGGCCGCACGGCGGGCCTGGGCATGTCGTCGTGGGTGGCCATGACGACGGCGCCGTACCGTTCGAAGCCCTCGCCGGTCTCGGTCGGGGTGCCCGCCGCCTTCCGGAAGTCGGGAAGGTTGGTGTAGTGCCCGATCTCCAGGAGCAGTTCGGGCGCGGCGAGCCGCTGCCGTACGGCGGTCAGTACGGGCGGCAGGACCGCTCGTACGGAATCGCCCGCGGGCAACCGGTGGGCCAGCCAGGCCGCCATGGCCATGGCTCCGGTCAGGACGGACACGGTGAAGGGTTCGGTGGCCGGCTCGGCGGGCTCCACGTGGTCGCCCTTCACCGTCCAGGCGACGTCGACGGAGAGCTCGCGCGAGGCGGCCGGGTCGAGCAGCGCGGCCAGGGCGCGGTGCGCGGGCCAGCTGCCGCGCACGGCGCGGGCGGCTTCGGTGCTCAGCCACTCGGGGACGGGGGTACGCCGGCCCACGCGCCGGTTCCAGACCTCCGCGGCGGCGACGACGTCGGGCCCCTCGCTCCACAGCAGCGCCGGATCGGCGGGGAGCAGGGCCCCGACGACGGCGCGCCGCAGTTCGGTGTCGAGGTTCTTGAGCTCGTCGCGGGCGTGCGCGGCGTCGGTGGCCTTGACCCCGAGGACGGTGCGCAGTTCGGGGGCCAGGAAGTTGCGTTCGTGGCTGTCGACGCCCGGGAGCCCGGCGACCACCAGGCGGGCGAGGGTGCCGGAGACCCCGGTGAGCCGGGCGAACTCCTCCGCCGCTTCGGGGCGGAAGGGCGCGGGCCCGTGTGCGGCGGCCGCGGCGAGGAACGCGGTCAGCCAGCCGGCGCCGCGTTCGCGGTCGCCGAGCGGGGCGTCGCCGCGGACGGTGTAGGGGCCGGGGACGGTGAACCGGCCCGTGGGGTCGTACAGGAGCGCACCGAACTCGTGCCCTTCGGGCACGGATTCGCTGTGCTCGGTCAGCGCGAGGACGGCTCCGCCGCCCAGCGGCAGCAGGCTGCGGTGGTGGACGTTACGCTCGCCGTCCGGGGTGAGCAGGTGCTGCCGGTCGAGGCGGAGCAGGACCCTGCGCCAGCGGTCCGCGGAGCCCTCGGCCGAGGCCAGACCGAGGGCGTCGACCGTACCGAGCAGGGTGAGCAGCCCCTCCCGCTGCTCGTCGGTGGGCGCGACGGTGACGGCGCGGTAGGCGACGGCCGCGGGCTGGTCCAGCAGCGGGGTCCACGTGAAGGACCAGTACGGCAGCCCGGGCGTGTCGAAGTGCAGCAGGCCGGGCACCGGGGCGGCGTCGGTCCGTGCGCGGGCGGCGTCGAGTTCGCTCAGCGTGTAGTGGGCGGCGTCGCTCTCGCCGCCCCAGCGGTAGTAGCCCGAGCCGATGAGACCGCTGAGTCCGTCGGCGATCAGCCGGTCGCCGGGGCCCTGCTCGCGCTCCTCGACGGGAGTGTCGTCGGGGTGGAGCCGGGCGGCGATCGCGTCCAGGGTCTTCTGCTGGGTGAGGGTGAAGCGCAGGACCTCGACGATACCGCCGATGATCTCGGGGGCGGTGATCTTCGGCAGGGCGGCGCTCACCAGCTCGGGCAGGTCGGCGGCCTTTTCGGCCGCGGCGGCCGTCTTGAGCAGGGCGGCCACGGTCTCCCGGTCGGCGGCGCGCAGGACGGCCGAGCCCTCGGTGTCGCGGGGGCGCAGTGCGTACCAGTGCGACAGCGGCGGAAGGTCCACGCTGCCCGTGCCGAAGGCGGAGCGCCGGCGGTGGCCGTCGCGGGAGCAGGCGGTGATCACTCCCTCCGGGTCGGTGATGCTCAGCTCCTGCCAGTTCTGGGACAGTGCGCGGGGCCGGTCGTCGCCGGGGAAGGTGAGGGCGGCGACGGGCGCGTTGCGGCCCTCGGGCACGGCGACGGTGCGGCCGCCGGTGTCGGTGCCCTCCCAACCGTGGTCGCGGAGCGATACGGTGCGCCAGCCGAGCAGGCCGTCGGTGGGCTCGCCGAGCACCGAGCCGGCCACGGCGGGAGTCGGCCGCAGCCAGTTTGAGGACCCGCCGCGGCGGCGGCCGTCCGGGTCGGCGCGCAGTGCATCGGCGAAGAACGCGGGCAGGGAGGACCGACCGTGGGTCCCGCCGACGGGGTCGTACTCGAACCAGCCGGTGTCGTTCTGCTCCTCGCGTCGCTGCCACACCCAGTACGAGGTGCCGTCGGACAGCAGGGGCCGCTCGTCCGGCAGCTTGGTGTCGCCGCGGTGCAGGACTCCGCCGCCGGTGACGCGCCCGCCGCCGGGGAGCTGCAGGGAGATGTGGTCGCTGCGCAGCGACCAGTGGTTGCGGTCGGTGTCCAGGGTGAGAATGGTGCCGGGCGAGTGGTGCCAGTAGCCCTGTGTCCCGCTGGTGCTCCAGGAGGACCAGAAGACGAGCAGCTCACCGTCGACGTAGTGGAAGCCGTAGTTGTACGAGGTCCCGGTCGGCACGCGCAGGTCGTGCGTGAGGACGGTGGAGTCGGCGTCGATGACCCGGACCTGGGTCTGGTTGGCGACGATCAGGTAGGGCCAGGCCTCCACCACGTTGAGGGCGTCCCGGCCCCGGCCGGGGCTCAGTTCGGCGAGGGCCTCCTCCCAGGAGGGCCAGGCCAGTTCCTCGAAGAGGCCGCCGCGCAGAGTACGGGCGAGGGTTTCGGCGAGGTCCGCGGCCGCGGCGGCGGCGACTTCCTCGGGGGCGAGTTCCAGGGCTTCGGTGGGCAGCCACCCCAGCCGTGCGATGGCTTCGGGTACTCCGGGCAGACCGGCGGCGGTGGAGGCGACGGCGACGTCGTGCATCCATGCGGCCAGCAGGGGACGGCCGCCGGGCGAGGCGGCGACGCGCCGGACGACGTCGGCGCTGCCGTCGCCGAGGTTGCTCAGCGCGCGCCGGAAGGCGGGGTGGAAGCGCTGGTCGGCGCCGAGGGCGAGCAGGTCGCGGCGCTGGTCGCCGGCGGCCCACTCGGTCAGGTTCAGGTGGTCGTACCGGTGCCGGCGGTGCTCGCCCCCGGCCTCGGGATCGGCGACCGGGACCTCCAGGGCGAGCAGCAGGTCGAGGAGGTCGGTGTCCTCGACGCCGATCCGCAGGCCCGCATCCCGTTCGGGCCGGGCGAGTTCGGTGCGGAGTTGGGCAGCGCAGCGATCGACGAGGTCGAGGAAGGGCGGGAGCGCGGGGCGCCGGCCCCAGCCGGTGTGGCGGGCGGCGTGGAAGCGCTCCAGCCAGCCGGCGGTGCCGTCGGCGCAGCGCTGCTCGGCGGGCAGGTCGCCGTCGACGAGGCCGGCGGTGACTCCGGCCTCCTCCAGGATCTCCAGCCACACGCTGGTGAACTCGCCGCCGTCGCCGCTGGGCGGGGTCAGGCCGAGGAGCGTGCCGCGGACGGCGGGAACGCGGCGGGCGAGGGCCACGAGGGCGCCGCGGTGTACCTTCCACCAGCCGAGCGCGGCGCGCAGGGTGGCGGGCAGGGGCAGCAGCTCGGCGAGGTAGTCCTGCTCGGGTTCGGTGCCGGTCAAGCCCGCGGCGCGGGCGAGGCGGCGCAGTTCGGCGGCGGCCTGGGCGGAGGGCGGCAGCCCGCCGGCGGTGCGGCGCACACACAGGCGGCGGAAGCGCTCGTAGGCCTCGGCGGGGGTGACGCGGCCGGCCAGGGCCTTGCCGTAGCCGGTGAGCACCTTCACCGGCAGGGCTCCGACGAGGGCGAACTCGAGGAACACGGCGTCCAGGCGGTCCTCGTCGATGGCCAGCCCGTACTGGGCCTCGGCGTCACGGGCCCGGCCGAACAGCTGGGCGGCGTAGGTGGTGTTCTCGACGGCGAGGAAGAGCCGCGCGGCCTGCTCGTGGAAGAGGGGCAGGAAGTGCGGGACGGACACGGCGAGGCGGCCGGCGAGTTCGAGGCAGGCGTCGAGGGCGGCCTTGGGCTTGGTCTTGGCCTGCCGGGCGATCCGGTCCAGCTCGGGGACGACGGCGAGGGCGTGGTGGCCGTCCTCGGGGTGGTGGACCAGGACCCATTCGGGGAAGCCCAGCGCCTGGCGCTTGCTCAGCCCGACGACGGGCGGCTCGCCCTCGTCCCGTACGAGTCCGAGGAAGCCGGCGGCGAGGTCCTCGGCGGCGCCCAGTTCACCGGGGGCGAGCCGGACCACGACGCGGTCGTCGCCGAGGCCGGGGTGGCGGTAGGAGCGCGCGGTCAGTTCCACGACGTCGGGACCGGCGCCGGTGGTGTCCCGGGGCAGTACGGCTCCGGCCTTGAGCAGCAGTTCGGCCTTGTTCATGTCGGTGTCTTCCTGGTGCGTGCTCACGCGTCCCCGCCCTCCTCGATCTTGCGCCCGGCGTACAGCGCCGCGGCCATCCGCATGCCTTCGGACCAGGCCACCGGTCCGACCTCCGGCAGGCGTACCGCCCGACCGTCCTCGTCGTGCCAGCTCAGTGCGCCGGTGGTGGTCTCGTCGTCGTAATAGGGTTCGCCGATCCACACGGCGGCCTCGGTGCCGGTCCCCGAGTCCCGGACCTTGCAGGTGGCGTAGCCGCCGGAGACCCGGTAGCCGAGGCCCGTGGCCCGGGCCGCGAGGCTGAAGCGGCTGGAAAAGGACCCGCCCGCGTAGTCGCGGACCTCGGTGGCGCTGGCGGCGACTTCGGCGGGCTTGTGCCAGGTGGCCCGGTGGATCTGCTCGACCCGCTGCACGATGCCCAGCTCGGCCGCGAAGTCCCGTACGTCGTCCAGGTCGGGCAGGAGCACGGGGTGCGGCAGCGTCACCGTGCGCGGGGAGAGCCGGACGGTCTCGCCGTCGAGGTTGACCACCTTCAGCTCACCGGAGGCGGTGGCGTCCCGCAGGAAGCCCACCTCGTCCGGGTCGTCGCCGACGACGGCAACATCGCGCAGTGCGCTCTGCCAGGCCTCGTCCGGCCAGACCCGGGCGAGCAGTTCGGTCGGCACGGGCAGCGAGGAAACCATCCAGCTGTCGACCTGTGCGGCGCAGGCCGCCTCGTGCCGGTCGAGCCATTCGGCCAGCCTGCGCAGCCGGTCCACCTCGGGATGGTCCTTCAGGGCCTTGGGCAGTGTCTTCAACTGCCGTCCTGCCGTCCGTCCGGTGGCGGACCTCGCCGCCACCCGTCCCTCCACCAGGGCGATCTCGTACCCCTCGCCCGCCGCCAGCCATGCCATCAGACCGTGCCCCTCCGCCTGTCCCGTCCGGTTCCGCGCAGCCCTGACAGGGGGGAGCCGACCCCCCTGAGCTGCGGTATGTCGGGAGACTAGCGAGAACCACTGACAACGCCCGCCGGAGGGCCCTCAGTAGGTTGATTGTCCGGTTCTGGGTAGTGTTTCCGGGACAGCGTGCGGAGCGGTACCGGCTCGGGGTGGGGTTATGGGACGTCAGATACGTGTGCCGGGTCCGGTGCTGGTGGCGCTGTTGCTGGCCGCCGCCACCGGGTGCTCCGGTCCGATCGCGCCGGACGGCGGGGACCCGAAGGCGTCCGCGCCCGCGGGCTCGCCGTCCAGCGCGGCACCGACGGCCCCGAAGGCGCCCGACTCGCCCGGCGACGACACCAAACCGGCCGGTGGGGACGTACTGACCGGTATGGTCACCGCCGCCGTGGCACGGACCCAGTTGGCGGCGCTCGAGGTGGCGCCGGTGGGGACGATGGCGGGCTACAGCCGGGACAAGTTCACGCACTGGGCGCAGCAGGGCAACAAGTGCGACACCCGCGAGGTGGTCCTCGAGCGCGACGGCACCGGGGTCATCCGGGACGCCGAGTGCAGGGCCGTGTCCGGCAACTGGAAGAGCCTCTACGACGGGGTGGTCGTCACGGACGCGGGGAAGATGGACATCGACCACGTGGTGCCGCTCGCCGAGGGCTGGCGCTCCGGCGCGGCCGGCTGGGACTCCGCGCGGCGCAAGGCCTTCGCCAACGACCTGACCCGTCCTCAGCTGCTGGCCGTGACCGCGGCCTCGAACCGTTCCAAGGGCGACCAGAGCCCCGACCTGTGGCAGCCGCCGGACAAGACGAGCTGGTGCCAGTACGGGCGGGCCTGGACCACCGTGAAGTCCACGTACGGACTGACCGTCACCGAACCGGAGAAGACGATGCTCACCACGATGCTGGACACCTGTGCCTCATGACGCAGCCGCACCGTTGGCAGGACGACGTGCTCGCCGGGCCGGGCGGCGCCATGACCGATG
Protein-coding sequences here:
- a CDS encoding DNA-binding protein; translation: MNKAELLLKAGAVLPRDTTGAGPDVVELTARSYRHPGLGDDRVVVRLAPGELGAAEDLAAGFLGLVRDEGEPPVVGLSKRQALGFPEWVLVHHPEDGHHALAVVPELDRIARQAKTKPKAALDACLELAGRLAVSVPHFLPLFHEQAARLFLAVENTTYAAQLFGRARDAEAQYGLAIDEDRLDAVFLEFALVGALPVKVLTGYGKALAGRVTPAEAYERFRRLCVRRTAGGLPPSAQAAAELRRLARAAGLTGTEPEQDYLAELLPLPATLRAALGWWKVHRGALVALARRVPAVRGTLLGLTPPSGDGGEFTSVWLEILEEAGVTAGLVDGDLPAEQRCADGTAGWLERFHAARHTGWGRRPALPPFLDLVDRCAAQLRTELARPERDAGLRIGVEDTDLLDLLLALEVPVADPEAGGEHRRHRYDHLNLTEWAAGDQRRDLLALGADQRFHPAFRRALSNLGDGSADVVRRVAASPGGRPLLAAWMHDVAVASTAAGLPGVPEAIARLGWLPTEALELAPEEVAAAAAADLAETLARTLRGGLFEELAWPSWEEALAELSPGRGRDALNVVEAWPYLIVANQTQVRVIDADSTVLTHDLRVPTGTSYNYGFHYVDGELLVFWSSWSTSGTQGYWHHSPGTILTLDTDRNHWSLRSDHISLQLPGGGRVTGGGVLHRGDTKLPDERPLLSDGTSYWVWQRREEQNDTGWFEYDPVGGTHGRSSLPAFFADALRADPDGRRRGGSSNWLRPTPAVAGSVLGEPTDGLLGWRTVSLRDHGWEGTDTGGRTVAVPEGRNAPVAALTFPGDDRPRALSQNWQELSITDPEGVITACSRDGHRRRSAFGTGSVDLPPLSHWYALRPRDTEGSAVLRAADRETVAALLKTAAAAEKAADLPELVSAALPKITAPEIIGGIVEVLRFTLTQQKTLDAIAARLHPDDTPVEEREQGPGDRLIADGLSGLIGSGYYRWGGESDAAHYTLSELDAARARTDAAPVPGLLHFDTPGLPYWSFTWTPLLDQPAAVAYRAVTVAPTDEQREGLLTLLGTVDALGLASAEGSADRWRRVLLRLDRQHLLTPDGERNVHHRSLLPLGGGAVLALTEHSESVPEGHEFGALLYDPTGRFTVPGPYTVRGDAPLGDRERGAGWLTAFLAAAAAHGPAPFRPEAAEEFARLTGVSGTLARLVVAGLPGVDSHERNFLAPELRTVLGVKATDAAHARDELKNLDTELRRAVVGALLPADPALLWSEGPDVVAAAEVWNRRVGRRTPVPEWLSTEAARAVRGSWPAHRALAALLDPAASRELSVDVAWTVKGDHVEPAEPATEPFTVSVLTGAMAMAAWLAHRLPAGDSVRAVLPPVLTAVRQRLAAPELLLEIGHYTNLPDFRKAAGTPTETGEGFERYGAVVMATHDDMPRPAVRPALLDSTGSDPYLPALRGEDQRPSAAETALRTAHDPRFAALLADPGAPAAGATDAEGTWWPQDPSRSVPELVEEVSARHGLGADAATLYLILLAMPDPTDRNTARWTGWKPARLKAARAELAGTDLVVTAGRSRAGRSLFLPGGWADMPSPTLPVEQWKLPMYGPGAGGRPPLGVLVPAEPAAELYRRAWQRVLEGDLPRFEELKVKRTRARRR
- a CDS encoding HNH endonuclease family protein, translated to MGRQIRVPGPVLVALLLAAATGCSGPIAPDGGDPKASAPAGSPSSAAPTAPKAPDSPGDDTKPAGGDVLTGMVTAAVARTQLAALEVAPVGTMAGYSRDKFTHWAQQGNKCDTREVVLERDGTGVIRDAECRAVSGNWKSLYDGVVVTDAGKMDIDHVVPLAEGWRSGAAGWDSARRKAFANDLTRPQLLAVTAASNRSKGDQSPDLWQPPDKTSWCQYGRAWTTVKSTYGLTVTEPEKTMLTTMLDTCAS
- a CDS encoding DUF4132 domain-containing protein yields the protein MAWLAAGEGYEIALVEGRVAARSATGRTAGRQLKTLPKALKDHPEVDRLRRLAEWLDRHEAACAAQVDSWMVSSLPVPTELLARVWPDEAWQSALRDVAVVGDDPDEVGFLRDATASGELKVVNLDGETVRLSPRTVTLPHPVLLPDLDDVRDFAAELGIVQRVEQIHRATWHKPAEVAASATEVRDYAGGSFSSRFSLAARATGLGYRVSGGYATCKVRDSGTGTEAAVWIGEPYYDDETTTGALSWHDEDGRAVRLPEVGPVAWSEGMRMAAALYAGRKIEEGGDA